CAAAACTGTTTCGGCCGGACATTTCACTGCGCAGACGCAGATTTTCCCGGACCACCGCATAATGCTCAATGGCTTTGCTGACACTGACCAGGAGCTCGTCGTTGTTGAAAGGTTTGGTGAGATAGTTGAAGGCCCCGGCCTGCATGGCCGCAACCGCTTTCTCGACTTCTCCGAAGGCGGTGATCATAATCACCGGCAGATCATGGTTGAAGATTTTAACCTCGGCCAGAAGTTCCATGCCGCCCATGCCCGGCATCCGCATGTCGGTGATGATCAGGTCAAGGTCTGTTTCCCTGATCACATCCATGGCGGTTTCGCCGGAGTCGGCGGTAAAGACCTCGTATCCCTCATCTGACAGAAGTTCCGAGAGGATCAGTCGAAAATTCGGTTCGTCGTCAACGACCAATACGGTCTTCATCAATAAAGCCTCATCCGGGTCAGGGGGGAATGGATCAACAAATTCCCGAAGAATTTCAAATGGGTAAATGACAATGGAACAGGATCAACCTGTAACTGCCTGATAACGGATAACCAGCCTGCTATATTATACTTCAGAAGATGAATATGCCAGAATTTTCCCGATGCGAGATGAAAGGTGCGGTCGGTGAAGAGGCCCATTGCGTGAAAATTGTGTGAAGGAGGAGGGGGCATTCGGGAATGTTTTTACTGCATGGGCAGATGGACCTGAAAGGTTGTCCCGCCTCCTGGATTATTATGGACTGAAATATTGCCCTGGTGTGATCTGATGATCCTCATGCAGGTGTACAGACCAAGTCCGGTGCCGGTGGGCGTGTTCGCATCGACCGGATCATTTCCCGCTTTGGCCTTGGTGGTGAATAGAGGGTCGAACACATGGTCGATGTTTTCGACCGGAATGCCCGGGCCATTGTCACTGAGGGCCAGATAGACGTTGTTTCCCCTGCTGGAGGTTTCTATTGATATGGCAGGCGCGGGATGGTTGTGCAGCGCGTCGATGGCGTTGCTGATCAGGTTGCTCACGACCTGGGCAAGTTCGGAGGGAATTGCTTTGACGGTTAAAGGTTTGTCGGCAAGCCTGATGTTTTTTTTGAACTTGTTTTTGAATGTGAGATCTGCGTTCAGGAATCTGAGCTCATCCTCGACTATTTTGTTGAGGTCGGTCATGACGAAGGAGCCTGAATTTTCCGCCCGGCTCCTTGACATCATGCTGTTGATCATCCCGGTCAGGCGTGCGGCGCCGCTATCAATCATTTCCATAGACTGACCGATGGTCTGGCAGAATGAAATTGCCTGGTCGTCTGTTTCGGCAAAATCCGCCGTTTTCAGGGAGAACCTGGCGATCTGGAGTCCGGCGCTTATTGCGGTGAGCGGGCCCTTCAGATTGTGAATGATCCCCTGAATCAGCTGCCCGAATGCGGCCTGCCGTTCAGCTTTGATCAGTTCGTGGGCCTCTTCCTCGACGATCTTCTCCAGATCGGATGAGTAGCGCTTGAGCTTGTCTCCGGCTTTTTTCAGACGAAGATGGTTTTTGACCCTCACCCTGACTTCACTGTCATTAAATGGTTTGGTCAGGTAATCGTTTGCACCTGCTTCAAATGCTTCAACCAGATCTTTTGTCTGGGTCAGGGCAGTGATAAATATGATTGGAATTTCCTGAAAATCCTGGTTGTCCCTGATCATCCGGCATACTTCAAAGCCATTGATCCCAGGCATCATGACATCCAGGAGCACCAGATCAGGGCGGATGTTGTCTATTTCGCTGATCGCTTTGGCGCCGCTATCGATTTCACTGATCTGATACCCTTCGTTTTCAAGGATCGAGGAGAGAATCAACCTGATTGAGGGTTCATCGTCGACGATTAATACCCTGCATCCGGAAGTTTCGAGTTTCATCAGTGGTCTGGATCGATCTCGGGCCGCTTCCGCCATGGTCATCTGGGATCTTGAAATATGCTCTGAAGCGCTGCAAGCAGGTGGTCAGCGCCTGACTTTAGACTTTAGTCTATGATGAGTTGAAAAGGCGGGTCAAGCATTTAATTCTTTTTCGTGTCCCGGAGGAGGAGATCCGGAGAAAGGGAGAATGAAAGGAAGGTCAGGGGTGGTTGATTCTTTCTTTCAGGTTTTCGTAGATTTTGTAGGGTACCGGCGGCATGACCGGGGCTCCACCGAGACTGATCGCTTTGATGGCGCCGTGGAAGTCGCTGCCGCCGGTATAGAGGAGACCGAATTTATCGGCAATCTCGATGAGTTCCTTGCAGGTCTGGCTGCTGTGACCGGGATAGATGGCTTCCAATCCGGCAAGACCTGCCTTGGTGAGGTTCCGGACAATTTCCGAGATAGTTGAAATGCTTTTGTCAATGGTGGTCGGATGGGCAAGAACCGCGACACCTCCGGCATCGGTGATGACTCTGATGGAGTCCTCGGCCGGAAACCTTTTGGCGGCTACAAATGCCTTGGCCCCTCTTTTCAGGTATCGCCTGAAGGCATCATCGACTGAAGAGACCAGCCCGTATTTCATCAGCAGCCGGGCAATGTGCGGGCGACCGGTGAGCCCGTGACTGGAATTTTCAAGTTCTTCCATGTTCAGATTGATTTTGAGCTCGGCAAGTTTTTCGAGAATGCGGCCGTTTCTGACCTTGCGGGCGTGCTGCAGTTGGGAGAGCAGTTCCTGAAGAGCCGGGTGGTTCTGGTCCAGGCCGTAACCGATGATGTGGACGGGCTCGGATTTGTAATTGGCGCTGATCTCGACTCCCTGCATGACTTCAACGCCGAATTCCTTGCCGGCCGCCACCGCTTCATCAACACCTGACATGGTGTCGTGATCGGTCAGGGCAATCGCCGCAAGCCCGCAGGCCATGGCTTCCCTGACAAGGTTAGCAGGAGAGAGCGAGCCGTCGGAACAATTGGAATGGGTGTGCAGATCTACATAATTCATGACGGTTGTTTCGATTAGTTGCGGTCGATGGTGCGCAGAATTGTCTGGTGAGAAAGATACTCAATATGGCAGACTATGATGTCCTTTGTTACTTTTAACAACGATTCTTTTATTTTTCACAGAATTTAATTATGATGTGCTGTCTCTAATTTTTCCACCGGCCGCTATCTTTGCGGTGTGAGTTTTACAGAAAGGTGTATATTCCGTCTGCAGAGCGGCAGATATTTAATCCAGCTGGCTGGTTTTCACGGGAGGAATCCAAATGGCCCAGATTGATGCTTTCTTCAAACTGATGAATGAACAGGGTGCATCCGACCTTCACATGGTGTCCGGCCAGCAGCCCCTCCTGCGAATCAGGGGCGACATGGAGCGGATCAAGTACAATGTTCTGGAGAATGATAAGCTGAAATCGATGCTCTATGAGATCATCTCCGAGGACAAGATCAAGCATTTCGAGGAGACCGGTGATATCGATTTCGGTTACGAGATTCCGGGTCTGGCCCGGTACCGCGGCAATCTTTTCCAGCAGAAGTTCGGGGTTGGCGCCGTTTTTCGCGAAATTCCGAGCACCATTATGACCTGCCAGCAGCTCAATCTGCCCAAGGTTGTCTCCAAGCTGGCGACGCTGCCCAAGGGTCTGGTGTTGGTGACCGGCCCGACCGGCAGTGGAAAATCAACAACCCTGGCCGCGATTGTCGATGAATCAAACCGGTTGCGCAAGGACCACATCATCACCGTCGAAGACCCGATAGAATTTGTCCATGAGAGTCAGAACTGTGTGGTGAACCACCGGGAAGTCGGCACCCATACCAAATCGTTTTCGGCCGCTCTTCGCGGCGCACTGCGTGAAGATCCGGACATCATCATGGTCGGCGAGATGCGTGACCTCGAGACGATCTCCCTGGCCATGGAGGCGGCGATGACCGGCCATCTGGTTTTTGCCACCCTCCATACCCTGAACGCCTCCAAAACCGTTGACCGGATCATCGAGATTTTTCCCGCCAACCAGCAGTCCCAGGTCCGTTCGACCCTTGCCGATGCGCTCAGGGCGGTTATTTCACAGACCCTTTTCAAGAGAATCGATATCAAGAGCCGGGTCCCGGCCCTGGAGATTCTCGTCTGCACTCCCGCGGTCCGGAACCTGATCCGGGAGGGAAAGACCTATCAGCTCCCTTCGGTCATGCAGACCGGTAAGAAATACGGGATGTCGACCATGGACGATTCGATTATGGAAATGCTGCAGAAGCGGTGGATCTCGGCCGAGGATGCCTACACCAACAGCATTGACAAGTCGAAAT
The window above is part of the Pseudomonadota bacterium genome. Proteins encoded here:
- a CDS encoding response regulator — translated: MTMAEAARDRSRPLMKLETSGCRVLIVDDEPSIRLILSSILENEGYQISEIDSGAKAISEIDNIRPDLVLLDVMMPGINGFEVCRMIRDNQDFQEIPIIFITALTQTKDLVEAFEAGANDYLTKPFNDSEVRVRVKNHLRLKKAGDKLKRYSSDLEKIVEEEAHELIKAERQAAFGQLIQGIIHNLKGPLTAISAGLQIARFSLKTADFAETDDQAISFCQTIGQSMEMIDSGAARLTGMINSMMSRSRAENSGSFVMTDLNKIVEDELRFLNADLTFKNKFKKNIRLADKPLTVKAIPSELAQVVSNLISNAIDALHNHPAPAISIETSSRGNNVYLALSDNGPGIPVENIDHVFDPLFTTKAKAGNDPVDANTPTGTGLGLYTCMRIIRSHQGNISVHNNPGGGTTFQVHLPMQ
- a CDS encoding type IV pilus twitching motility protein PilT, producing MAQIDAFFKLMNEQGASDLHMVSGQQPLLRIRGDMERIKYNVLENDKLKSMLYEIISEDKIKHFEETGDIDFGYEIPGLARYRGNLFQQKFGVGAVFREIPSTIMTCQQLNLPKVVSKLATLPKGLVLVTGPTGSGKSTTLAAIVDESNRLRKDHIITVEDPIEFVHESQNCVVNHREVGTHTKSFSAALRGALREDPDIIMVGEMRDLETISLAMEAAMTGHLVFATLHTLNASKTVDRIIEIFPANQQSQVRSTLADALRAVISQTLFKRIDIKSRVPALEILVCTPAVRNLIREGKTYQLPSVMQTGKKYGMSTMDDSIMEMLQKRWISAEDAYTNSIDKSKFVSFLRKPPADFTEV
- a CDS encoding PHP domain-containing protein is translated as MNYVDLHTHSNCSDGSLSPANLVREAMACGLAAIALTDHDTMSGVDEAVAAGKEFGVEVMQGVEISANYKSEPVHIIGYGLDQNHPALQELLSQLQHARKVRNGRILEKLAELKINLNMEELENSSHGLTGRPHIARLLMKYGLVSSVDDAFRRYLKRGAKAFVAAKRFPAEDSIRVITDAGGVAVLAHPTTIDKSISTISEIVRNLTKAGLAGLEAIYPGHSSQTCKELIEIADKFGLLYTGGSDFHGAIKAISLGGAPVMPPVPYKIYENLKERINHP